Part of the Mytilus trossulus isolate FHL-02 chromosome 2, PNRI_Mtr1.1.1.hap1, whole genome shotgun sequence genome is shown below.
TGAATTCCAGATGAACTTAGAGGAAAGAAAATCATGTTGTTGTTTTGGTTCATGTTTGTCAATAGGTTGCTAAATCTCTTcgatttttgaaaacatttgattttcgcAAAATCAACTGtgacatcaataaaaaaatttgatatcacatttgcgaaacatttaaatgatataGTAATTGTCAATGGATGGGTGGCGGCTGTTTAATATCCATTTACATATTTGAAACGAGAACATGTTAAATTGATTTGAATATGGAAATGTAGTTACACAATGACAAACTGAGTCGGATTTTTGACTAACTTATTCTGAAAATGACAGTCGATCTAGGCTCAGaagtaacaaataaaaatattcttcgACTCGACACGGAATCAATCATGCACCCAAATTGAGTATCGTCGATAATAGCAATATAGACGTGTGTTGTAAGGTTGTACAGATTATAAAGCTTGGATGTGCCCCTTTCTACAAAAGTATATATCGAAcacataataattttaaatttccctACCTGACACTTTGGCTCCCACTATTACTAATGATTGGTTCAAAATATGTAGTGTTAAAGGGTATACCAATACAAGATCCGTCCACACGTGTTGGCTCAACAAAAGTTGGCTTACTGAAACATGTTGTATTTGAGCTAAAGACTACGACTAAAAATTGTAATGGTACACTACTGAGTGCCTCCATAGATCCGGTAGAGTTGAAATCTTCTATTTGTACCGCAACACCGTACCAACCAACTTGTGTCGCTGAATATGATACAGTACATTCTCTCTGAAAAACAACAATTCTTCAAAGAAATTTCTATTTGCAAGTAAGCTATTTAAACTAGACGGAGGAGGAGCACAACGTTCTGCAATCAAAGATTGTATTTTGATAaaagacttttgaaaaataatttaatatttctattttttgtatctttttgcCTACTGATTTAAAGCGTTTcgattataacaaaaatatcaaaagtaactTAAATGAATTGCAGgagttttcaaaaaaataaatattacctCGTGCATTTCTGCTCTGCTGAAAGAGTAGCAAATGCCTCCGCATTcgttttgatttgaaattgcCCATCTGCATCTGATGTCGTCATTGTCAGGATCACTGACtgcataaattaataaaaaaaaaatattattatgatCATTGTTATTGCTGGTAAACTTACAAAACAATgtgattattttcaaaaacatattaaaaccaATGCATTTCTTATGAATCTATAATATTAAGGCACCGATTATTTACTCCTTTTTGTGAGTGAGAATATGGGTTTGATTGACGTCACACATGTTCATGGTGGGTACAAATTCGAACAAAATGAACCCAGCTGAACATGATTTAAAGTAGCTTTAAATAATCTAATTTTTTTCCGGATAAAAGAATGGACGAGCTTGCAGGCACATTGAATTCAGATTGGAAATGTATCAAACAAACACAACAAAgcgaccatagagcagaaaacaCTCAAAGGCCGCCAATGGGTATTCAAAaaacagcgagaaaatcccagCGCTATAAAACTAATCAGCGCAAATTTTTTTCTCAGTAAAATAAACCGCCATATACTAAGTAAATAAATCAGATTTTCGTAAGAttgagaatatttttgtttaagtataACCAAAATCATACGaagtatatacatataaatgataACATGATGCTATTAAAGGcattttgatatacattttcaattattaaTAACATTTAAGAACGTAATTTATAAACACGAATTACACTCTACCCGAAAGAACATACATGTCTTTACttctaacatatttttttgttttggttaacCGTGTCCTTGTCATGCATTTCTTATGAAAATACTCAACATTTATTTTAGTCAAAATCTGTCAACACTGTGGTTTTGTGATAACTTCAGGTGTTCATAATTTACTGATCTGTTTTGAAATAAGCAATGATATTATTAGAACAATTACAAAAGTAGTGCTGTAATACAATGAATTTAAGTAAAgattgtaaattttacagaaCCATGGTTATAATTTTCAGATAGGACACACTACAGTCGCATTGCGTTATCGTAAAAAGTACGTTAGTGTATGATTGCATTGATCtgtatgatattttttcaaccaTACCCCTATATATCAAGCCAATGGAgtgtaataaacaaacacacagcaatacgcgcaacaaaaatcagttgaaaaaagtcCGATtcatgtaacaaataaaattagaaaagaaactgatagtaaacaaaatgaaaatgatacatACATAAAAAGGGACTAAACTATCAGTTACAGGAATGCCAGCTCAAGACCTCAATTAAATTGATTGAAAGATAAGgccttcatcatatgaaaaacTAAGCACAATTTCTCCCTTTAGCGATTTTATTTTGgtatacaatcataaaatatacgTAAAGCATATAACCAATATCGTGCCAACAACTggatttgtgtttattttcaacaCAAATTGAGTCTCCGTGTACCAAAAATATAGGGtcaaaggagtatgttcgataaggtcctaaaatggccccctttttaagcttaaatttcaaattcagatttatcgaccaatatcacgataaattacAGCAAATACATTGACTAGCTAAGATATAAACCATtgtgttgaaaattttacgtttctgtgTTATATTacgacgtcacaagttgtactcatattgatttttcacgaaaaaatcaaggaaaatgggtaaattttcatagattattggacaggaaacatagagcgcatacgtcgacaacaaagatcttttaaaataatgtttgtgaagacatttcacatgtcttatttgaatcttaagcttgtcgacgcctgcgctctatgtttcctggtccttcatttggttgaaatctagctgattttgtcaaatttcaccaaaatcccttattttgaCCTTGTTTGGATGTAAAATTCAACGTGTTAGaattatattttgacaaaaacaggtctgtttaactttctaacatgtctttaaggcaacttaaaacatttattgtcttgtaactataaactttataattggggccaaatatggcccttatCGAACTTACTCCTTTCCACTTATTATCAAATTGCAGAATTGATTTTGTGACCAAATTCTTTAAAATAGGTAACGTGTGTCACGCTTTTACTTGAATTTACTTATGTTGCGTCTGAAAcgtcatttttatgccccatttatggccattgtatgtatgtatgtttgtaTGTACGAAGATCCCTCCGTGAACGGAACACCCCTCGATTGCTGCGAGGGTACAGTGGAAGTCGTGGTACACTCCCTATCAGGATTAATGGAGATGTGACACTAACTTATATACAACCCACCACCAGGACAATCCCCAACCCAATTTCAGCGGGAGTGTTAGGAGACATagggaaaaaaaagttatcaaaggtaccaggattataaattaagggaagtctgttattatgttttctggtctatgaGTCCGTCCGTTTgatcgttcgttcgtccgtccgttcgttcgtccgtctgtcccgcttcaggttaacgTTTTTGGTcgagatagtttttgatgaacttGAAGTCCAatgaacttgaaacttagtaaacatgttacttatgatatgatctttctaatttaaatgccaaattagagattatatcccattttcacggtcaactgaacatagaaattgatAGTGCGGATAGGGTATCTGTGTAGTTGGGACAAATTCTTGTTTTCTGCTACATTAACACCACAAAAGgaattaaaaatacaactttataCCTGGAATTGCAATTGTGTGATTGCACCCAAGCTGCAATCTTACAATAGGTTGCATTACTGATTTTGGAGACGAATTAATCTTTCCTGTATCATTTCTTTTGACTAAACTGGCAGTTGTTCGTAGTATCCATGTCCCTCCTTGTCTATCAATTATTGCGCCTATCCATGCATTACCTTCAAAGctgaaaaaagacaaatgattcatagatatatataaaccaCGACTAGAAGTCACTGAATCCATTTTACGCAATGGTTCGAAAACCGCtgagggaagaacaaaacattgTGGTGTAAACCACTTGTTATCAGATGGAAAATGTATGTTATAAGCTTAGTTTTTGTCTtattcttcgtcaatttatccctatctctgcacccattgtataaaaaatatttaatcaacgtttggttcgtttgatctcagcCTTTCATTGATTAAAATCCGATTATGACGTCGAATTTGCTTGCTTTCCTCTGACTTTCCTATTGTGACAACATGAACAAAgtcgaccatgcctgatgacgtcacatagacagaacacatctttttgcagatcattcgaaaaggaggaataagtttgcctgaatattatttgaaaattattagagaaacagattacACCATcaaatctcgtgtaatacgatGTATATCCAttctcaacagttaaattttgagtatcGCACTCAATGCAGTGGTAGAGTTTATATGTCGCAAGTTTAGACGTCTTTGAAAGCCGTGTTTAAAGACGACGAGTAAAGACATTACACAGACCACCGAAAACTATATTTGTATGTAGCCTAGGTGGTCGAGTTAGTCTAGGCCCTGGACAAGGTACAGGCAGGGAAGGTGagataacaaatacatgtatagttttAAAAGGATTCAGTATGCCAAAAATACATATTTGCGAATATGTTTGTCACTTTTAAACTGTGTAGTAATCTGATCAgtcttttatattgtttaataaaattgaaaatggaaatgaagaatgtgtcaaagagacggAACGGTGTGTTCTTTGCACTCATGGTTTAAAAGTTTTTGCAAAATAAACATACCCAAATTGATACCATTGATCACTAGATTCCGGAAAAGTATATGTAAGCGTATTTTCTCCAGACGTCCAATTTTCGTCTTCACTGAAATCAGTACAGTAGAACTGCATAGTACCTATATATTCTGTAGACCCACAGCCACCTAGACATTTCATGTTTCCTGTACCAGATCCAATAAGATTATGGATGTCTTTAGTACTTGCATCACATTGAGTTTTCGAACTGAAATCACGACGCCATGATACTCTAAAAGTGATACGGACCTGGAATAATCAAAAAGTGTTAATGATTGGTTAGTTATATTCCATTAAGGAAGGATTAAGATGTAGGAggtataaacattttgtttatttatgtattacgCCTTCACTTTTCTTTAATCCTAGCTGCAGTTATGCCCAGTCGCTAAACGAGAGACTCGATGAAAGAAACAAACGAAAATAActgatttattttcaataatatcagattagtttatgtcattttttcatatcgcatgtacaaatgtattatcagccctaggttcaatattAACCCATGAGCCgaatggctcgagggctgatattgacagagggctgataatacattagatctgaaaaatgacatgttatgatcttttcatcatatgcttcaacaatggaaaaaataacagattcacatatatattgatccttttacgtggttccAAAATAGAAGTTCAAAGATTGAAAAGTTCACAGACGGCGGACCCAAGATTTAATACATTCGATATGAAATCATTCTATCATACGCCTCAACAGAgaagaaatatatttaatatggACGAATCGACAAAATGAATAATTCAACAATATGCATAGTGATCACTGTTTAGAgcaactttctaaattatgtttgtcactgttaaaaatgcatataattaatattttttatcttttattattttacacaatacactttccagaataaaaaaaaatatttgcatactacttttttttttcactgaaaacgtagcattAAGGtttattttccggaatttgccgagaATCACCGGAATGCTATGCGATAACGTTATGGAAAGGCATGCGATAAACTTTTcgtatcagcccgctaagcactaattcgaaaaatatggagTTTACGTTCATTCAACGCTATgatcatacagtaaaaatcatatgttatttagtctgaGTATGTGATAAATGGAATTAACCCATCATTTAGTGTAAATATATACTAGAAATCTATACGAAATTTAtctaaatcaaaaacaaactttgTAGAGAACAATTAACGGTTTTTCCACAACACTTGTTGACACTGGATACCAAGACAGTTGTAACAACGCGTCTTGTGGTAATCATCATGCTACAGAAGAGATCTGGAAGTTACCGAAGGGACATAAGtcagaaataaactgacaatggtgttaaacattttagaaaacaccgtcacattctttatgtatgtgcctgtacaaagtcaggagcctgtaattccgtggttgtcgtttgtttatgtgttacatatttgtttttcgttaatttttgtatataaataaagtcgtttgtttcctcgtttgaattgttttacattgtcgtttcatggcctttaatagctgactttgcggtatgggctttgctcattgttgaaggccgtatggtgacctacagttgttaacttctgtgtcattttggtctctatGTAGAGAGTTATCGCATTGGCAATATACCACATTTTCCTTTTGTAAACATCCCAGTGATTCAGTATTTTAAAGTCATGgacagtcaaagaagacatgacgtgtcaatgccaaaaataaatgtatcaacAGGCAGTAGGATAGGTGGGAGTTAACCTCTTCGTGGATCAAAATGAAAGTGAATCTGACAGGaatacaaatttatacatttgtacattttaatttgttttgattattgattttaccatttgactATTTATTGTAATTTGGAGCTGTATCGGATTGGATAGTTTgaatgaatgtttctttttagtaatgatattttttgtctatttcgatattaccaaaGTGGATAGGCTATAGCAGTGTGACCAGTATATTATAATCTAATAGGTCGGTAGACGTATTTGCAATCGCATTTAAATTCCGCCATTGCATCATCACTtcaaatagaattataataaataagatgtggtatgattgccaatgagataactgttcacaagagaccaaaataatacagacattaacaactataggtcaccgtatggccttcaacaatgagcaaagcccataccttatagtcagctataaaaggccccgataagacaatgtaaaacaattcaaacgagaaaactaacggccttatttatataaaaaagtgaacgaaaaacaaatatgtaacaaataaacaaacggCAACAACTGAgttataggctcctgacttcggacaatttgtacttgaaatttatgttttacagatttttggttactaccgttacattttcagcattttgaaagttttttctatttcaaatctcttaaaattatgattttcaaacatggaatattgtattatttctgtaccaaaatatttagtacaaatcaagtactgtaaaatacaagtacccaatattacagtaattttaaagtaacaaaatagtactaaatattaaaagtaaatttccagtctTACATATTTTAAgcacagaaatagtacctatgcaaaagtagctgtgtagatgttttttgtgttctgttaaattgttccttttaaattgttatatgatgatgactgatgtacccgtattttgactattttatttattgtgtctgtttatttaactcatcaatgtaaatataacggaatttgatgagactgtcattaaagtgagagggttagcgctatagaaccaggtttaattccccattttctacttttgaaaatgcctgtaccaagtcaggaatatgacagttcttgtccattcgtttttgatgcgttttgttatttgattttgccatgtgattattgactttccgaattgattttcctttaaggtcagtatttttgtgattttactttttggttacgttcgttaaaatctgtgacatcagaacacacactgGCATACCGACAAGTTGGGATATATAAACATCGTATGGTAGATCCAAAgacacatcgccgtctaaaaaatgaatttaacaaTAGGgcatgaaaaatcgtctctttagttgtaaatgtttgtttggAGTTTCCCTTTAAAATGTGATATGCTAAATCTAGAAAAAGACAACtactgctgtttatgttagttTTAGTTGAAGTAAGTTGGTATGGGTAAACAGTAGtatacactgctacttttgcataggtactatttctgtacttaaactctgtagtactggaaatttaattttgatatttagtactatttctttactttaaaattattgtactatttacgttcctgtattttacagtacttgatctGTACTTAAAATtgtggtacagaaataataccaaAAGAGATCACAATattgcatgtttgaaaattataattttaggagatttgaaatagacatACTTTCATAATACTGAAAATGTAACGTTGTAACCAAAAACATGTAgtacttttaaattttcaagtacaaatcaagtactgtaaaatacaggtaactaaatattacaataattttaaagtcacaaaaaagtattgaatattaaaagtagatttcaAGTACTACATatatttggtacagaaatagtacctatgaaAAAGTAGCTGTGTGTTAAGCAAACTCTGGATTATTTTACGAacaaatatcatccaaataacGGTAGGTATTGTTTGATTGTTGATTGTATCAACCACATATAATAATGACGTGTCTTTACTCAGTTTGGTCAAAAACTGAGATTCAAAGCAACATAGGAATAAATCTGCTTGTAAAGGGCGCAGTTAGTGCCCATGTGAATACCTTCGACTTGtcgatacactttatcgccggATATATGTTGTcctatagagaaaaaaaaactaaagcttcaatcatatttCACATTTCCAGAGAGTGTATCTtacatactttcctttttcgttacatAAAATGGCAGTAATATGCAATGGCATTAAAATGcttgtttacaattttactCTCTTGTTTTGAtgtcattatatattttgatatttctatattgaaatattcaagAATGCTTAAATGTCAAACATAAtcttccttaaaaaaaataaaacctaaaaataaaacaaatcaaaacatgaacaaaaacaagaaatgaTATTGAGTACAGAAGCTAAATAAATCATCAAcggatatcaccagcccattaGTCAGCACACAGGTGGtcaatgaatatcaattatatggtctttttaatacatttactgtttgcaatattatgaattattggaaatagtattttgttttaaatttttatcccgggcatagattaccttagccattggttcaacttttttgaaattttggtcttcaatgctcttcaactttatatatagatataggaagatgtggtatgagtgctaatgagacagctctcaatccaaatagaaatttataaaagtaaaccattatcattcaacacggagccttggtttaTAACGAACAGCAAGccataaagggccccaaaaatcaGTAATGTAataccatttaaacgggaaaactaacggtctaatttataaaaataaaaacgagaaacgagaaacacgtatgaaatATTAGTTTATGACAGCACTCTTCCTTTAGTGCACAGACTGAATATTGTAATAATGTACGATGAAAAAGTTGAGGCTCGTTTTTGGGATGATAAAAGATCGttagttaaaaattataatataagtaATCTTAAGTTAACACAGTGGTCAGTGAATCCTTTTAAAAACATAATCTAGTCACCGAAAAATAGACTGACGCCAGAGAAATGGGATTactatatataaagaaaataaataattatattattatgttttttttattttactatttccCGTTTTCCGAAATATCCAAATAAAATCAtgttcatatttattatttgcgGATGGTTATAAATCCAGTCACCACGTATCTGCTATTTCAAGGCATGTTCAAAATAGCTTTAATCGCTTCACTGCAGAAAGTACATTTTCGCTATGTTTcaacataatttcaaaaaagaaaaatagtgccctttattttgtgtattgagataaattattttgatcagTACCTCTTcgaaaatttcttaaaatttcgttatatgaattgaaatacattttagtCCCAATTTCTGTTTTCTGCTGGCTCCCACATTGTATGTCCTTATGTTTATCATTTAATAAGAcaaaataataaccaataaTTGCCTTCATGGGCACTTACTTTTCCACAAACATTCTCTAAGTACTATTTATTTCTaagcaaattttcattaaatcttaaaattgagaatggaaatggggaatgtgtcaaagagacaacaacccgaccaaataaaaaacaacagcagaaggtcaccaacaggtcttcaatgtagcgagaaattcccgcacccggagacgtccttcagctggcccctaaacaaatatatactagtacagtgataatgaacgccatactaatttccaaattgtacacaagaaactaaaattaaaataatacaagactaacaaaggccagaggctcctgacttgggacaggcgcaaacatgcggcggggttaaacatgtttgtgagatctcaaccctccccctatacctctaaccaatgtagaaaagtagacgcataacaatacgcacattaaaattcagttcaagagaagtcttcTTGTTCTAAATGTCATTGGAATGTTTTCTTATCTCTTTCATACAGTATTCAACACACTGTTAGATTCTTTCATAGTTTACAGTCAGttaatataaaagtttaaatatctCCAAAAACAAGGTTGTATTAAAAAGCTTATTTCAAATTAATGACTAATGTGGACCAACAATTAATCGACCAAGGCCACTGCGAAACTGGTAATGGAAACTTGGATAGTTTTTAACTTCCGTGTCAAAATATAAGTTCAGTCAAAAATACACGAAATGGACTTTATTAAATTCTAATACATATCTGATTTCAGGTTCAATTCAGCTATTTTATATGCACAAACAGAGTTAATTATTAGAAATAGTATCTATTTTCTACATCTGCAAATATTTTCTGAAACCCCTTATAttaatcaaaatacattgtgtaCCTCATTCCGGCTTTCTGTTGGTTCCCACATTATTATTCCACCTCTAAAATGCGACATTTGTATATAATcgaattgattaaaacaaaaaaggcaCAGAAGTAATGCCTTCATTCTGACTTCTCTTTTCCACCGTGTCAGACCTTGCAGGGTACACCTAGTATCTGGTAACGACTTTGCTAGCTCAACCGTATAATCATATATCATTATAAACGTGATTGGATTATGCCATTTAATTTTTCGACAGAAATTTTCGGAAAATCGTctttacattcatttaaaaaaaattctatcgTATTGATTGACCCATTTTAAAAGTTCTGTTTGTCACGTTGTTTCATGATGTTAAAATTTGTTCTTAAATAACAAAGTAATTGTTGATTGGTTATTTCATATCAAAGTAAAATTAATCATTCGTGAGCATATCAGTTgttaatatctttaattttttcgaGTTCTTATTCTAATTTCAAATCATTAAATTCaccaatatattttcaaatgtatcatGTTTGGTAAGTTTAACAgtacattttttaatgtttcttttttagaaTTACGAAAAAAGTGtatagattttttatttcctttctgAAGATAAAATACTCGATAAGGAATTCGAGGAGCATCACTGTTTTTATGAACAAATTCATTATCAGCGTAAACTAGCCAAATAGAGAACGAGTGAATAAAATACTCTAGAATGTGATAGAATTTTTAATTCTCTGTATATGCCTCTTTACACATCCTTCATTTTACCTTCATTTTAGAACACGTATATGGTGGTTTTGAAAAGGCTTAACTATTTACACAATTTACTTAACATACGATAATGATTAGTTGTTTAAGCAAAACAAATTCTACTAATGGAGGCCAGGGGTCATAGCAGAGATTGACAATTGGAAAGtcttgatttgaaaaaaaacccacccaaatatatataaagtgcaggcgatttggtgtcacgatatcacagtagcatgggttcgaatcccggcgagagaagaaccaaaaatttgcgaaagcaaatttacagatctaacattgttgggttgatgtttagacgagttgtatatacattatgtacacagccatgtatcaccatcattgatggcgatccaatggatacatctgttgtagagttgtcactgactcagacgtacttatgaatataattattttctgtgactatatattacattaatttgtaggatcctttactatagataatttagctgatctgtaacaataacatcttcatgccttatatatcatgtactgtagtacgccgctagattaaaactgacgtggaaaggtaacacatggccagcgtaagatctttttttgagagcccaggtggtcgtgttgtctagcgggacggctgcagtgcaggtgatttggtgtcatgatatcacagtagcatgggttcgaatcccggcgagggaagaaccaaaaatttgcgaaagcaaatttacagatctaacattgttgggttgatgtatagacgagttgtatatacatatatatatagactttatatatatacgagtctaaattgaaaactacgttcaaacctatgattgcgttggataaaaaccgcaatttttatacgtgtgcatgtcaaacaaatttcgttgtagaagggtctaaaaacagcacaaacaacattttccaaaagaccaaaaaagtgaaaaagtatatttaaacaaaacgcatttgactaacaggtcgaacaactgatgttctttaaccctgctgactgccattgacgattgccaaataaaattgatcacaagatgtaacaaaatggatctgaatataaatttaatacgtcacagaaagaaaaaaaatgttaacttgtggctacgatgttgtgccacaaacattcggtgtcaatatttctttcgtacaccagatctagatttcgacaatatatgtctctttagtgatgttagggatcgaaacggtatttggaaggccatataatttactctcaatttaagattgactcttgaattttaagagacaatataggttgaacggatcatataaaccgtagggaaaatatgatacatgcccaaacaaaaaatataaaagagtctaaattgaaaactacgttcaaacctatgattgcgttggataaaaaccgcaatttttatacgtgtgcatgtcaaacaaatttcgttgtagaagggtctaaaaacagcacaaacaacattttccaaaagaccaaaaaagtgaaaaagtatatttaaacaaaacgcatttgactaacagatcgaacaactgatgttctttaaccctgctgactgccctTGGCAATTGCCtaataaaatttatcacaaGATGTATCAAAATGGATCTtagtataaatttaatactaaacagatttttttttacttgtggccacgatgttaaatatatatatatttagactcgtttatattttttgtttgggcatgtatcatattttccctccggtttatatgatccgttcatcctatatattgactcttaaaattcaagagttaatctaaaaatgagggtactttttatatggccttccaaataccgtttcgatccctgacatcactgaagagacatttattgtcgaaatccggatatggtgtactaaagaaatattgacaccgaatgtttgtggcacaacatcctgtccacaagttaacaatttttttttttctgtgacgtattaaatttataataagatccattttgttacaacttgtg
Proteins encoded:
- the LOC134705626 gene encoding integrin beta-like protein C; this encodes MKALLLCLFCFNQFDYIQMSHFRGGIIMWEPTESRNEVRITFRVSWRRDFSSKTQCDASTKDIHNLIGSGTGNMKCLGGCGSTEYIGTMQFYCTDFSEDENWTSGENTLTYTFPESSDQWYQFGFEGNAWIGAIIDRQGGTWILRTTASLVKRNDTGKINSSPKSVMQPIVRLQLGCNHTIAIPVSDPDNDDIRCRWAISNQNECGGICYSFSRAEMHERECTVSYSATQVGWYGVAVQIEDFNSTGSMEALSSVPLQFLVVVFSSNTTCFSKPTFVEPTRVDGSCIGIPFNTTYFEPIISNSGSQSVSIREIQTASPQGMVKSELDVYANRAWYVNISWTPDTGQAGPHIFCYTALDSNGANSESICIRLLVGVSPPEIVEVQPVGDLFPNHSRWTIKFDKQKLGISVTGKCVGLEPHTHDKQYDKSARTLTLGLALVTKDDSG